A genomic stretch from Penicillium digitatum chromosome 4, complete sequence includes:
- a CDS encoding Endo-1,4-beta-xylanase, putative, with translation MSPRWRWTRLIKPLQLFQKAATVPPRSIAVAVYLQLFKEHDPFDSSLQVGIVINSIRDVDNLFAMVYFSTIALAVASVLPQLTQGVGLNTAAVAKGKLYFGSATDNPELTDAAYLAQLSNTDDFGQITPGNAQKWDATEPSQNTFSYTKGDVIANLAATNGQKLRCHNLVWHSQLPNWVSSGSWTNATLLAAMKNHITNVVTHYKGECYSWDVVNEALNEDGTYRNNVFYQHIGEAYLPIAFATAAAADPDVKLYYNDYNIESAGSKSNGAQRIVKLVQQYGAKIDGVGLQGHFIVGSTPGQSAQTTNLAAFIALGVEVAYTELDIRMTLPSTAALLTRQSADYQSTVAACVANAKCVGVTLWDYTDKYSWVPNTFPGQGDACPWDANLGKKPAYAGILAALGVTSSPTSTTTFITTTTTANPGGTVVPLYGQCGGSGWTGDTICASGTCKYVSEWYSQCM, from the exons ATGTCCCCCAGGTGGCGCTGGACCCGGT TGATCAAGCCCCTGCAACTATTCCAAAAGGCCGCGACAGTTCCGCCACGGTCTATCG CTGTCGCTGTTTATCTCCAATTATTTAAAGAGCATGACCCTTTCGATTCCTCACTTCAGGTCGGAATTGTGATCAATTCAATTCGTGACGTTGACAATCTTTTCGCCATGGTTTACTTCTCTACTATTGCGCTGGCAGTGGCCAGTGTTCTTCCACAGCT GACCCAAGGAGTTGGCTTAAATACTGCTGCCGTTGCAAAGGGAAAGCTATACTTTGGATCAGCGACTGATAACCCCGAGTTGACCGatgctgcttaccttgccCAATTGAGCAACACAGATGACTTCGGTCAAATTACTCCCGGCAATGCGCAAAAG TGGGATGCAACCGAGCCATCTCAAAACACCTTCTCCTACACCAAAGGAGATGTCATTGCCAACCTTGCTGCTACAAACGGTCAAAAGCTGCGATGCCATAATCTGGTTTGGCACAGCCAATTGCCTAATTGGG TCTCAAGCGGCTCTTGGACTAACGCCACTCTGCTGGCTGCCATGAAGAACCATATCACCAACGTGGTGACCCACTACAAAGGCGAATGCTATTCTTGGGATGTAGTCAACGAAG CTCTGAACGAGGACGGTACCTATCGCAACAATGTCTTCTACCAACACATCGGCGAGGCATACCTTCCCATCGCATTTGCAACTGCAGCTGCCGCAGACCCAGATGTCAAACTCTACTACAACGATTACAACATCGAATCAGCCGGTTCCAAGTCGAACGGTGCCCAAAGAATCGTCAAGCTCGTGCAGCAGTATGGCGCCAAGATCGATGGCGTCGGTCTACAAGGACACTTCATTGTCGGAAGTACTCCTGGTCAGAGCGCGCAAACTACCAACTTGGCCGCATTCATAGCCCTGGGGGTCGAAGTTGCCTACACTGAACTTGACATCCGTATGACTCTGCCCTCAACTGCTGCCTTGCTGACCCGGCAGTCGGCCGACTACCAGAGTACCGTTGCGGCGTGCGTGGCAAATGCAAAGTGTGTTGGTGTTACTCTTTGGGATTACACTGACAAGTACTCCTGGGTTCCTAATACGTTCCCCGGTCAGGGTGATGCGTGTCCTTGGGATGCGAACCTGGGGAAGAAGCCGGCCTATGCGGGCATCTTGGCTGCTCTGGGGGTTACGTCTTCTCCCACTTCCACTACTACCTTTATAACCACCACCACTACTGCCAATCCGGGTGGGACTGTCGTCCCTCTCTATGGTCAGTGTGGTGGCTCAGGCTGGACTGGAGACACCATTTGTGCAAGTGGAACCTGTAAATACGTCAGTGAATGGTATTCGCAGTGTATGTAG
- a CDS encoding DNA gyrase/topoisomerase IV, subunit A family protein yields MIHLIGPSEKMSRRSPEEPEYAHFAMVYMDKDGNLCQRASDSISESRETILSPRVMGEFLRAVAMSREAHATHSPFSPDLSVPSSGGPPFSNNNCAPSQGVAHSEMGLGGRYRKLALAQSESSFQPKMWPSSDSWSLQASSQPKTDFGRNLNLAPHQRASISVKDRGLVRLYYEKIFQNLQQTNCRIIAKAYIKLIEPRKQVNYPYNGRKIVEGRTQQLDPDATKPPWWPRGVSHREPDHLPKVERIRLLVHMLCEMRESHGITTARLKQCDQPIRRQILPVERLQILDEAYRVREEEEKFLDGLSDGNSVCISRNNLPQMVEDTSSGQSSPSELAPSQKIVESECSDGIAGVDITQVTPGDLPSAPTYDHSNPYSPAMHLGSNTHYQSIDRTTEMSTSPLELRSKHELLSAGVHLIDQTCPVNMTDYLFPCISGISPAPMQFYGAPNISPDAGVPITQTSRENLSTETMMPCCHPYYFNY; encoded by the exons ATG ATTCATCTTATAGG GCCCTCGGAAAAGATGTCTAGGCGATCCCCAGAGGAACCTGAATATGCCCATTTTGCGATGGTCTATATGGATAAGGATGGGAATCTTTGTCAACGAGCCTCCGATTCCATTTCAGAGAGCCGCGAGACCATTCTCTCTCCTAGGGTCATGGGCGAATTCCTCAGAGCAGTGGCAATGTCGAGAGAAGCCCACGCAACACACAGTCCAT TTTCTCCTGATCTTTCAGTGCCGTCTAGTGGGGGCCCCCCATTTAGCAACAACAACTGTGCCCCGTCACAGGGGGTGGCCCATAGTGAAATGGGTCTGGGTGGTCGATACCGGAAACTAGCCCTAGCTCAATCGGAGTCCTCATTCCAGCCAAAAATGTGGCCGTCAAGCGATTCTTGGTCTCTACAAGCCAGCTCACAACCCAAGACGGATTTTGGTCGAAACCTCAACCTGGCTCCACACCAAAGAGCCTCTATCTCTGTGAAAGACAGAGGTCTCGTGCGTCTCTACTATGAGAAAATCTTTCAAAACCTGCAACAAACAAACTGTCGAATTATCGCCAAAGCCTACATCAAATTAATTGAACCGCGCAAGCAAGTCAACTACCCATACAATGGACGGAAGATTGTTGAAGGGAGAACCCAACAGCTGGATCCAGATGCAACAAAGCCACCGTGGTGGCCGCGTGGAGTGAGCCATAGGGAGCCGGATCATCTTCCAAAAGTTG AACGCATTCGACTCTTGGTGCACATGCTCTGCGAGATGCGCGAATCCCACGGAATCACAACTGCCAGATTAAAACAATGCGATCAGCCCATTCGTCGGCAAATCCTTCCGGTTGAACGGTTACAAATCCTGGACGAGGCATATCGAGTTCgagaggaggaggaaaaatTTCTCGATGGGCTTTCAG ATGGAAATTCTGTGTGTATATCTCGCAACAATCTTCCTCAAATGGTAGAAGACACATCCAGCGGACAAAGCTCGCCAAGTGAACTAGCGCCTTCTCAGAAGATCGTTGAGTCTGAGTGCAGCGACGGAATCGCTGGCGTTGATATAACCCAAGTCACCCCCGGAGACCTGCCGAGTGCACCAACTTATGATCATTCCAATCCTTATAGCCCAGCAATGCATTTGGGCTCAAACACCCACTACCAGTCCATCGACCGAACCACCGAAATGTCAACGTCGCCATTGGAATTGAGGTCAAAACACGAACTACTATCTGCCGGGGTGCATTTGATCGATCAGACATGTCCCGTTAACATGACGGACTATCTCTTCCCTTGCATTTCTGGGATTTCACCAGCCCCGATGCAGTTCTATGGTGCTCCTAACATATCCCCGGATGCAGGCGTTCCAATTACCCAGACCTCGAGAGAAAACTTGTCAACAGAGACCATGATGCCCTGCTGCCATCCCTACTATTTCAACTATTGA